The Verrucomicrobium spinosum DSM 4136 = JCM 18804 genome includes a region encoding these proteins:
- a CDS encoding ABC transporter ATP-binding protein: MTLIPPENLEKFTQAPASLELYRITKKFGDFTAADEISLTVPPGTVHALLGENGAGKSTLVKCVMGFHPATSGEIMVGGHVREVQHPSDARKYGIGMVYQHFTLVPSMTVTENLVLSRPDVPAAVNWKKETARLEEFMATEAPFKVPLHKRASELAAGEKQKTEILKQLYLKSRILILDEPTSVLTPAEATEVLALLRQMTVAGKLSIIIITHKFREVFSFADDVTVLRRGRLAGQGKVRELDRDALAAMMMGDASEAKPAPSAPQATTPATSRRTALRVKQLSVLGDNGLIAVKEVSFELGEGEVLGIAGVAGNGQRELMEVLGGQRPAASGSLEAHGQPYQGTRRDILAHQFHTLPEEPLRNACAPMLSVAENIALRTFDQPPQARWKWLLNFRAVRKSALPLIEDYSIKTRGPDTPIRDLSGGNVQRAILARELSTRPLKILVVSEPCFGLDFAATDFVHQKITEARDRGVAVLVVSSDLDELLKITDRLLVMSGGQITYETPTATADLAVIGTHMAGH, encoded by the coding sequence ATGACTCTCATCCCACCGGAAAACTTGGAGAAGTTCACCCAGGCCCCGGCTTCGCTTGAGCTTTATCGTATCACCAAGAAGTTTGGCGACTTCACCGCCGCCGATGAAATCTCCCTCACCGTGCCACCGGGCACCGTTCACGCCCTGCTGGGTGAGAACGGCGCGGGCAAGAGCACCCTGGTGAAGTGCGTCATGGGCTTTCACCCGGCCACCTCTGGTGAGATCATGGTGGGCGGTCATGTCCGAGAGGTCCAGCACCCTTCGGATGCGAGGAAATATGGCATCGGCATGGTGTACCAGCACTTCACCTTGGTGCCCAGCATGACCGTCACAGAGAATCTGGTGCTCTCCCGGCCAGACGTGCCTGCCGCCGTGAACTGGAAAAAGGAAACTGCCCGTCTGGAGGAGTTCATGGCCACAGAGGCCCCATTCAAGGTGCCGCTCCACAAGCGCGCCTCCGAGCTTGCCGCCGGGGAAAAGCAAAAGACCGAGATCCTCAAGCAACTCTACCTGAAGAGCCGCATCCTCATCCTGGATGAACCCACCTCCGTCCTCACCCCCGCTGAGGCCACTGAGGTGCTCGCCCTGCTGCGTCAGATGACCGTGGCAGGAAAGCTGAGCATCATCATCATCACGCATAAATTCCGCGAGGTCTTTTCCTTCGCAGACGACGTCACCGTACTGCGTCGGGGCAGACTGGCTGGCCAGGGTAAGGTCAGAGAACTGGATCGTGACGCCCTGGCAGCCATGATGATGGGCGATGCCTCCGAAGCAAAACCTGCTCCGTCTGCACCGCAAGCGACAACTCCCGCCACCAGCCGACGCACCGCACTCCGGGTCAAGCAACTCTCGGTTCTAGGTGACAATGGACTCATCGCTGTGAAGGAAGTCTCCTTTGAACTCGGCGAGGGCGAGGTGCTCGGCATTGCCGGGGTGGCCGGAAACGGTCAGCGGGAACTCATGGAGGTGCTCGGCGGCCAGCGCCCAGCCGCCTCAGGCTCTCTGGAGGCCCATGGCCAGCCCTACCAAGGCACCCGCCGGGACATTCTCGCTCACCAGTTTCACACCTTGCCGGAGGAGCCGCTCCGCAACGCCTGCGCCCCCATGCTCAGCGTGGCAGAAAACATCGCCCTGCGCACCTTTGACCAGCCTCCTCAAGCACGGTGGAAATGGCTTCTCAACTTCCGCGCCGTCCGCAAATCAGCCTTGCCACTCATCGAGGACTATTCCATCAAGACCCGCGGGCCTGACACCCCCATTCGCGATCTCTCCGGCGGCAACGTCCAGCGAGCCATCCTGGCCCGGGAACTCTCCACCCGTCCCCTCAAGATCCTCGTCGTCTCCGAGCCCTGCTTCGGGCTCGATTTCGCGGCAACAGACTTCGTACACCAAAAGATCACCGAAGCCCGCGACCGCGGGGTCGCCGTCCTCGTCGTCAGTTCCGACCTCGATGAACTCCTCAAAATCACCGACCGCCTCCTCGTCATGAGCGGCGGCCAGATCACTTACGAGACCCCCACCGCCACCGCCGACTTGGCCGTGATCGGCACCCACATGGCAGGGCACTGA
- a CDS encoding Gfo/Idh/MocA family protein has translation MTTPHTATSRRRFLQSGAAAAATFGFPTIVPSSVFGQNAPSNRITMAVIGWGMMGPSNAKSFLNETDCQIVAACDLDKGRLDAALKTINETYKNQDCRAYHDYREVMARKDIDTVMLAVPDHWHALTAIEAAKNGKDIYGEKPLARTIHEQQAIVKAVQANNRIWQTGSWQRSRDDFRIAAEVVRNGLIGRITSVEVGLPSGHNDFAKTGDKTQITPPPADLDYEMWIGPAQMEPYIEARVHKNWRWNYNIGGGQLLDWIGHHCDIAHWGMDCDNTGPNEVIPIGADFPPKDAVWNTATRYRAEAKYANGITMTIAGGHPDIRSGTKWIGTDGWVWVDRSGYDASKDELRRKIQKRDKDGKVVEAYAAPKLGEDIIKSPLYRSPGHHRNFLDCVKSRQPTITPVTTAHHSAIPGHLALIALMENRPLKWDPAAEQLLNDSAAAKLLGREYRTPWKLPA, from the coding sequence ATGACCACACCGCACACCGCCACCTCACGTCGCCGGTTCCTCCAGTCTGGCGCAGCCGCAGCCGCCACCTTTGGCTTCCCCACGATCGTCCCTTCCAGCGTCTTTGGGCAGAATGCTCCGTCCAACCGCATCACCATGGCGGTCATCGGCTGGGGCATGATGGGGCCGAGCAACGCCAAGAGCTTCCTCAACGAGACCGACTGCCAGATCGTGGCCGCGTGCGACCTTGACAAAGGACGCCTGGATGCAGCGCTGAAGACCATCAACGAAACCTACAAAAATCAGGATTGCAGAGCCTATCATGACTATCGGGAAGTGATGGCCCGCAAGGACATCGACACCGTCATGCTGGCCGTACCCGACCACTGGCATGCCCTCACCGCCATCGAGGCCGCCAAAAACGGCAAAGACATCTACGGTGAAAAGCCCCTGGCCCGAACCATTCACGAGCAACAGGCCATCGTGAAAGCCGTACAGGCCAACAACCGCATCTGGCAGACTGGCTCCTGGCAGCGCTCACGCGACGACTTCCGCATCGCGGCCGAGGTCGTCCGCAACGGTCTCATCGGCAGGATCACCAGTGTAGAGGTGGGACTGCCCTCCGGACACAACGACTTCGCCAAGACTGGGGACAAAACCCAGATCACCCCACCCCCCGCTGACCTGGACTATGAAATGTGGATCGGCCCCGCCCAGATGGAGCCCTACATCGAGGCCCGGGTGCACAAGAACTGGCGCTGGAACTACAACATCGGCGGCGGCCAGCTTCTAGACTGGATCGGCCACCACTGCGACATCGCCCACTGGGGCATGGATTGCGACAACACCGGCCCAAACGAGGTGATCCCGATCGGTGCTGATTTCCCGCCCAAAGATGCCGTGTGGAACACCGCCACCCGGTACCGCGCCGAGGCAAAGTACGCCAACGGCATCACCATGACCATTGCCGGCGGTCATCCAGACATCCGCAGCGGCACCAAATGGATCGGCACCGACGGCTGGGTGTGGGTGGACCGGAGTGGGTACGATGCCTCCAAGGACGAACTGCGGCGGAAAATCCAGAAACGCGACAAGGATGGCAAGGTGGTGGAGGCCTACGCAGCCCCCAAGCTGGGAGAGGACATCATCAAGTCCCCCCTCTACCGCTCCCCCGGCCATCACCGGAATTTCCTGGACTGCGTCAAGTCGCGCCAGCCCACCATCACGCCAGTCACCACCGCCCACCACAGCGCCATCCCAGGGCACCTGGCCCTGATCGCCTTGATGGAGAATCGCCCCCTGAAATGGGATCCCGCCGCTGAGCAGCTCCTAAATGACTCCGCGGCTGCGAAACTTCTTGGCCGTGAGTATCGCACCCCCTGGAAACTTCCCGCTTAA
- a CDS encoding zinc ribbon domain-containing protein YjdM, with the protein MSKTVCPMCEMNEVLEHSDHLECLTCGHEWPREADLEADVPDAERVVKDAYGNVLADGDIVAMIKDLKLKGSSEVLKVGTKSKPIRLVDGDHEISCKMDGISIGLKACFVKKVMA; encoded by the coding sequence ATGAGCAAGACTGTCTGTCCCATGTGCGAGATGAATGAAGTCCTGGAGCACTCCGACCATCTGGAGTGCCTGACCTGTGGTCATGAATGGCCGCGGGAGGCGGATCTTGAGGCAGATGTTCCGGATGCAGAACGGGTCGTTAAAGATGCCTATGGCAACGTGCTGGCGGACGGGGATATTGTCGCCATGATCAAGGACCTGAAACTGAAGGGGTCGTCAGAGGTGCTGAAAGTGGGCACCAAATCAAAGCCCATCCGTCTGGTGGACGGTGACCACGAGATCTCCTGCAAGATGGATGGCATCTCGATCGGTTTGAAAGCCTGTTTTGTGAAGAAGGTGATGGCGTGA
- a CDS encoding PP2C family protein-serine/threonine phosphatase, whose amino-acid sequence MIEPAPESTPLRLRWSGMTHRGRVRVNNEDTFLALTFDAHEVRYLGKIGESTLAESDFIFAVSDGMGGAKSGEFASRIAVEKITRLLPRSFKFSAQRLVPGFADILTLLFDNIHTELTRMGRVYDECAGMGATLSLGWFTPGWMYFGHLGDSRIYYFPKDGEMTQVSHDHSHVGWLRRTGKINEREARTHPRRNVLQQALGAGHQLLDPQVGAVSCQAGDRFLFCTDGLMDGLWDRAIKDLVMTPSPAQRELPVAQLLVENALAESGKDNITALMVEML is encoded by the coding sequence ATGATAGAACCTGCTCCTGAATCCACTCCTCTCCGCCTCCGCTGGTCTGGCATGACGCACCGCGGCCGGGTGCGCGTGAACAACGAGGACACGTTTCTGGCTCTCACCTTCGATGCCCACGAGGTGCGCTACCTCGGGAAGATTGGAGAATCCACCCTGGCCGAATCTGACTTCATCTTTGCGGTGAGCGATGGCATGGGCGGGGCCAAGTCTGGGGAGTTCGCGAGCCGGATTGCGGTGGAGAAAATCACGCGTTTGCTCCCCCGGAGCTTCAAGTTTTCTGCGCAGCGTCTGGTGCCGGGCTTTGCCGATATTCTCACACTTCTTTTCGACAACATTCACACGGAACTCACCCGGATGGGAAGGGTGTACGATGAGTGTGCCGGCATGGGGGCGACCCTCAGCCTGGGTTGGTTCACTCCAGGGTGGATGTACTTTGGTCATCTGGGGGACAGCCGGATCTACTACTTCCCCAAGGACGGGGAGATGACACAGGTAAGCCATGACCACTCCCACGTGGGATGGCTCCGCCGCACCGGCAAGATCAATGAGCGGGAGGCGAGGACGCATCCCCGCCGGAATGTGCTCCAGCAAGCGCTGGGGGCGGGGCATCAACTGCTCGATCCTCAAGTAGGCGCGGTGAGCTGCCAGGCGGGGGACCGCTTTCTGTTTTGCACAGATGGGCTCATGGACGGGCTGTGGGATCGTGCGATCAAAGACCTCGTGATGACGCCGTCGCCCGCCCAGCGGGAGCTGCCCGTGGCGCAGCTCCTGGTGGAGAACGCTCTGGCGGAATCTGGGAAGGACAACATCACTGCACTGATGGTGGAGATGCTGTAA
- a CDS encoding glutamine synthetase beta-grasp domain-containing protein: MAKYKLEYIWLDGYTPVPNLRGKTQIKEYASFPKLEELPNWGFDGSSTQQAEGKSSDCVLKPVAVYPDTTRKNGVLVMCEVMLPDGVTPHPTNHRATILDDAGTWFGFEQEYFLYQDGRPLGFPEDGYPAPQGPYYTGVGYKNVGDVARQIVEEHLDLCLDAGINHEGINAEVAKGQWEFQVFGKGSKKAADDVWVARYLLNRLCEKYCVDVEYHCKPIKGDWNGSGMHSNFSTEYMRSVGGKDYFEALMAAFQKHMDEHIAVYGPDNHLRLTGLHETQSIDKFTYGLADRGASIRIPHSFINSGYKGYLEDRRPNSQGDPYQIASRILKTIASVPTP, from the coding sequence ATGGCCAAGTACAAACTGGAATATATCTGGCTCGACGGTTACACGCCCGTGCCGAATCTTCGCGGCAAGACTCAGATCAAAGAATACGCCAGCTTTCCAAAACTTGAAGAGCTCCCAAACTGGGGTTTCGACGGCAGCTCCACCCAGCAGGCAGAAGGCAAGAGCTCTGACTGCGTGCTCAAGCCCGTCGCCGTGTATCCCGACACCACCCGCAAGAACGGTGTGCTCGTGATGTGCGAGGTCATGCTTCCTGATGGCGTCACCCCCCACCCGACCAACCACCGCGCCACCATTCTCGACGACGCTGGCACCTGGTTTGGCTTTGAGCAGGAATATTTCCTCTATCAGGACGGCCGCCCCCTGGGCTTCCCCGAGGACGGTTATCCCGCACCCCAGGGCCCGTACTACACGGGTGTGGGCTACAAGAACGTGGGCGATGTGGCCCGCCAGATCGTGGAAGAACACCTCGACCTCTGCCTCGACGCCGGCATCAACCACGAAGGCATCAACGCCGAAGTGGCCAAGGGCCAGTGGGAGTTCCAGGTGTTCGGCAAGGGCTCCAAGAAAGCCGCTGACGACGTCTGGGTCGCCCGCTACCTCCTGAACCGCCTCTGTGAGAAGTATTGTGTGGACGTTGAGTACCACTGCAAGCCGATCAAGGGCGACTGGAACGGCTCCGGCATGCACTCCAACTTCTCCACCGAGTACATGCGCTCGGTGGGCGGCAAGGATTACTTTGAGGCCCTCATGGCAGCGTTCCAGAAGCACATGGACGAGCATATCGCCGTGTACGGTCCGGACAACCACCTCCGCCTCACCGGCCTGCATGAAACGCAGTCCATCGACAAGTTCACCTACGGTCTGGCTGACCGCGGCGCGTCCATCCGCATCCCGCACAGCTTCATCAACAGCGGCTACAAGGGCTACCTCGAAGACCGCCGTCCGAACTCCCAGGGTGACCCCTACCAGATCGCTTCCCGCATCCTGAAGACGATCGCCAGCGTCCCGACTCCTTAA
- a CDS encoding polyphenol oxidase family protein, which translates to MESPSSLSSSSWVTFPALNALPRFRNAFTLRHPEIEVTVDREEALRRLTSWHHEVVAELGFPVAKFATANQVHGNQVAVVSAASPEAVPNTDGLVCNTPGIILGIYVADCGAVYFADPVSGAFGIVHSGRKGTELNITGEALATMQQEFGTRPENVIVQLSPCIRPPVYEVDFASDIRQQAIAAGVRPENVHDDGVCTSSAPALYYSYRVEKGKTGRMLALLGRTA; encoded by the coding sequence ATGGAATCCCCCTCCTCACTCTCGTCATCCTCTTGGGTCACCTTCCCCGCGCTGAACGCCCTGCCCCGATTCCGGAACGCCTTCACCCTGCGCCATCCCGAGATTGAAGTGACCGTGGACCGCGAGGAGGCGCTCCGCCGCCTGACCAGCTGGCATCACGAAGTGGTCGCAGAACTCGGGTTCCCCGTGGCCAAGTTTGCCACCGCCAACCAAGTGCATGGCAACCAGGTGGCGGTCGTCTCCGCCGCCAGCCCTGAAGCCGTGCCGAATACAGATGGGCTGGTCTGCAACACTCCCGGCATCATTCTGGGCATCTATGTGGCCGACTGCGGGGCCGTGTACTTTGCCGATCCCGTCTCCGGCGCCTTTGGCATCGTCCATTCCGGGCGGAAGGGCACGGAGCTCAACATCACTGGCGAAGCCCTCGCCACCATGCAGCAGGAGTTTGGCACACGGCCGGAGAACGTCATTGTGCAGCTTTCGCCCTGCATCCGGCCACCGGTTTACGAAGTGGACTTTGCCTCCGACATCCGCCAGCAGGCCATCGCCGCCGGCGTCCGTCCGGAGAACGTGCACGATGATGGTGTCTGCACCTCCTCAGCCCCCGCTCTGTATTACAGCTATCGGGTGGAGAAGGGCAAAACGGGACGGATGCTCGCCCTGCTGGGGCGCACCGCATAA
- a CDS encoding alpha/beta hydrolase, protein MPRRWLLRIVAAFIFASLAAAGFLLWIGRDLAAPAPAKIGPPPASYPAQSVTLPGVGKAPVAGWLLRAPGTSTARGSVLLMHGIRSDRQSMVGRARFLSMLGYHTLCIDLQAHGESAGEHITMGHLESQNAAAAVAWLQREFPGTPVAVIGSSLGGVAALLARYEHPPQAIVVEAVFADVPTAVANRLEMRFGTWARPLHPLLTLQAEWLQGLNLAELSPVAAAHRVPCPLLVIHGAKDLHAQIGEGRAIYDHAPGPKEFWEIPGAAHVNLHRFATSEYESRVASFLSASLPQSTAP, encoded by the coding sequence ATGCCTCGTCGCTGGCTTCTCCGCATCGTCGCGGCCTTCATCTTTGCCTCGCTCGCAGCAGCAGGATTCCTGCTTTGGATTGGCAGAGACCTGGCTGCACCCGCTCCGGCCAAGATCGGCCCGCCACCTGCCAGCTATCCCGCGCAATCCGTCACCCTCCCCGGCGTAGGAAAGGCCCCCGTGGCTGGCTGGCTGCTACGCGCCCCCGGCACCTCGACGGCACGCGGTTCCGTACTGCTCATGCACGGCATCCGGTCAGACCGGCAGAGCATGGTTGGCCGGGCTCGTTTCCTGTCCATGCTGGGGTACCACACTCTCTGTATTGATCTCCAGGCTCATGGAGAGAGCGCGGGCGAGCACATCACCATGGGGCACTTGGAATCTCAAAACGCCGCCGCCGCCGTCGCCTGGCTGCAGCGGGAGTTCCCCGGCACCCCCGTCGCAGTCATCGGCAGTTCCCTCGGCGGAGTCGCCGCACTGCTGGCCCGCTATGAACATCCTCCCCAGGCCATCGTGGTGGAGGCGGTCTTTGCTGATGTCCCCACTGCCGTGGCCAATCGGCTGGAAATGCGCTTCGGCACCTGGGCCCGTCCCTTGCATCCGTTGCTCACCCTCCAGGCAGAGTGGCTGCAGGGCCTGAACTTGGCAGAACTGAGCCCGGTGGCCGCCGCCCACCGCGTGCCCTGCCCGCTGCTGGTCATCCACGGAGCCAAGGACCTGCATGCCCAGATCGGGGAAGGCCGCGCCATCTATGACCATGCCCCCGGTCCCAAGGAGTTCTGGGAAATTCCCGGAGCTGCGCATGTGAACTTGCACCGCTTTGCCACTTCCGAGTATGAATCGCGGGTGGCAAGTTTCTTATCCGCCAGCCTGCCGCAGTCCACTGCTCCATGA
- a CDS encoding GNAT family N-acetyltransferase gives MNPASPSAAAPSALISIEPELGSDEVQELFNQLALSGERHSPPRNYRPLNLVMRDGDGIIRGGLLGSIAWDWLQIDLLWVEETFRGHGFGRELLELAEACAINERCRHARLDSFDFGAIPLYEKLGYVIYGSLEGFPAGHTQYFLRKTLGPPVSPSDVTKVV, from the coding sequence ATGAATCCTGCCTCCCCGTCCGCCGCCGCACCGTCTGCATTGATCAGCATTGAGCCCGAACTGGGCTCAGACGAGGTTCAGGAACTCTTCAACCAACTGGCGCTTTCAGGCGAACGGCACTCCCCGCCGCGGAACTACCGCCCCCTCAATCTGGTGATGCGTGACGGAGATGGCATCATCCGGGGCGGGCTCCTGGGCTCCATTGCCTGGGACTGGCTGCAGATAGACCTCTTGTGGGTCGAGGAAACCTTTCGCGGACACGGTTTCGGCCGCGAGCTGCTGGAGCTGGCCGAAGCCTGTGCCATCAATGAACGCTGCCGTCATGCCCGGCTCGATTCCTTCGACTTTGGTGCCATCCCTCTCTACGAGAAACTTGGTTATGTCATCTACGGCTCCTTGGAAGGATTCCCAGCCGGGCACACGCAGTACTTTTTGCGCAAGACCCTCGGCCCACCGGTATCCCCGTCCGATGTGACCAAGGTCGTCTGA
- a CDS encoding L,D-transpeptidase family protein encodes MNPPALRIFILCGTAALLLTGTGCSTYTSTSPTPPAQSAFLYGKKKLQDVRKLPAKLMALMRRDGSFWDADDMTGAPSIRIDLGEQMVYFYKGGELAGGSPISSGREGYSTRPGRYRIIEKDIDHKSSIYGDYEDYDGNVIVQNVDNRKHPRPAGTRFEGAKMNYFMRIYGGVGMHQGYLPGYAASHGCIRLPGRMAEKFYEATPMGTPVTIVP; translated from the coding sequence ATGAACCCCCCCGCCCTCCGCATCTTCATTCTCTGTGGCACCGCAGCCCTGCTGCTGACCGGCACCGGCTGCAGCACCTACACCAGCACGTCCCCCACCCCCCCGGCCCAGTCGGCATTCTTGTACGGGAAGAAGAAGCTCCAGGACGTTCGCAAGCTGCCTGCCAAACTGATGGCCCTGATGCGTCGCGACGGCTCGTTCTGGGACGCCGATGACATGACCGGCGCACCCTCCATCCGCATCGATCTTGGCGAGCAGATGGTCTATTTCTACAAAGGTGGCGAACTCGCCGGCGGCTCTCCCATTTCATCCGGGAGAGAAGGCTACTCCACCCGCCCAGGGCGCTATCGCATCATTGAAAAGGACATTGATCACAAGTCCTCCATCTACGGCGACTACGAGGACTACGACGGCAACGTCATCGTGCAGAACGTGGACAACCGCAAACATCCCCGTCCAGCTGGAACCCGGTTCGAAGGGGCCAAGATGAACTACTTCATGCGCATCTACGGCGGTGTCGGCATGCACCAGGGCTATCTCCCAGGCTACGCTGCCTCCCATGGCTGCATCCGCCTGCCAGGCAGAATGGCGGAGAAGTTCTATGAAGCTACACCCATGGGCACACCGGTGACGATCGTGCCGTAG
- a CDS encoding sigma-70 family RNA polymerase sigma factor, giving the protein MLPGETERHTRFLRVFTAHEMAIRAYVRRLVPSRADADDVMQEVAVVLWEKFATFRENGDFRAWAFGIARYEVLSWRRDKGRDRLVLDDDVLERLAEETVQEEPRLHLQRQALEGCLAKMNAGQRDLLMLAYEEGVSIQTVAQQSGRTVAGFYQWLHRVRRLLLECIQRGPMGRVWS; this is encoded by the coding sequence ATGTTACCTGGTGAAACAGAGCGGCATACCCGATTCCTGCGGGTCTTTACCGCGCACGAGATGGCCATCCGGGCCTACGTCCGGCGGCTGGTGCCCTCCCGTGCCGATGCGGATGACGTGATGCAGGAAGTCGCGGTGGTCCTCTGGGAGAAATTTGCCACTTTCCGCGAGAACGGTGACTTCCGCGCGTGGGCCTTTGGAATCGCCCGCTACGAGGTGCTCTCCTGGCGCAGGGACAAAGGGCGGGACCGCCTCGTGCTGGACGACGATGTCCTGGAGCGGCTGGCGGAAGAAACCGTGCAGGAAGAGCCCCGCCTGCACCTGCAGCGCCAGGCCCTGGAAGGTTGCCTGGCGAAGATGAACGCCGGCCAGCGGGACCTTCTCATGCTCGCCTACGAAGAGGGCGTCTCCATCCAGACCGTGGCCCAGCAGAGTGGACGGACGGTGGCGGGCTTCTATCAATGGCTCCACCGGGTGCGACGCCTGCTGCTGGAGTGCATTCAACGTGGTCCCATGGGGAGGGTCTGGTCATGA
- a CDS encoding FecR domain-containing protein, with product MNRPNDPWDALLGRYLAGQMNADDRRMLNERLRHDPAARRDFAEMLNVDSALAVAAAGTREERLARAIRNKRLTWIGATIATALILIFTLGWWVMQEDRAPFATVITSQGTEWSGPTAVRGKMQHIQTGAVGFQTATGNRVIVEGPATFRFTSAQELRLDHGRVLAMVSPEGKGFTVVTPAGKIVDHGTEFGVDVDADGSAEVQVYLGAVVITPKRQGSHRSLTKGEALTMPGDGSPPGAVTSGRRQFFTQPQTVQQLRNTMDQQAPVSAAPDTPSPRTAHGDFCNLGNGAGLPGIVYDFKQDPQKRDIPFDAESYFQKVKALGAAGFPTGEVQGYFQVPPLQRRFAYLAMPVEEADLAPWTLGAEQSMQPTGWVAHYSGVVTPPTSGEWRFVGYFDDALAVYINGHPVLDGSRDEMINAGEPRPDPTLRQPFGTQTVLNGKAYAGKWVALNGPTRIDIVVGERVGSQMGGLLMVENRRTAYNVRSDGSPILPPFVTRRLSTEDRAHIKAFSESRDGFQLEWQNLPVFRLDDSTPAPAATSSK from the coding sequence ATGAACCGGCCCAATGACCCCTGGGATGCCCTGCTGGGCCGCTACCTGGCGGGCCAGATGAACGCGGATGACCGCCGGATGCTGAATGAGCGCCTGCGCCACGATCCGGCGGCACGACGGGATTTTGCCGAGATGCTCAACGTGGACTCCGCGCTGGCCGTGGCAGCTGCGGGCACCCGGGAGGAAAGACTGGCCAGGGCAATCAGGAACAAACGCCTGACCTGGATTGGCGCCACCATCGCCACCGCCCTGATCCTGATCTTCACCTTGGGTTGGTGGGTGATGCAGGAGGATCGTGCGCCCTTTGCCACAGTGATCACTTCCCAGGGAACGGAATGGAGCGGCCCCACCGCGGTACGAGGAAAGATGCAACACATCCAGACTGGGGCCGTAGGCTTCCAGACGGCCACAGGCAACCGCGTCATCGTGGAAGGTCCGGCCACGTTCCGGTTCACTTCAGCGCAGGAACTGCGGCTCGATCACGGCAGGGTCCTGGCCATGGTCTCCCCGGAGGGCAAGGGCTTCACCGTGGTGACACCTGCGGGCAAGATTGTTGACCATGGCACCGAGTTCGGTGTGGACGTGGATGCCGACGGCTCCGCAGAGGTGCAGGTGTACCTGGGGGCGGTGGTGATCACCCCCAAGCGTCAGGGCAGTCATCGCAGCCTCACCAAGGGCGAGGCCCTGACCATGCCCGGCGATGGCTCGCCCCCCGGTGCCGTGACCAGCGGCCGCCGCCAGTTCTTCACCCAGCCGCAGACAGTGCAGCAACTGCGCAATACCATGGACCAGCAGGCACCCGTCTCAGCCGCTCCTGACACTCCCAGCCCGCGCACTGCTCATGGCGACTTCTGCAATCTGGGCAACGGAGCCGGCCTGCCCGGGATCGTCTATGACTTCAAGCAGGATCCTCAGAAGCGGGACATCCCGTTTGACGCCGAAAGTTATTTCCAAAAGGTGAAGGCGCTGGGCGCGGCGGGCTTCCCCACCGGGGAGGTGCAGGGTTATTTCCAAGTGCCCCCGCTCCAGCGGCGCTTCGCCTACCTCGCCATGCCCGTGGAGGAGGCGGACCTCGCCCCCTGGACCCTGGGGGCGGAGCAATCCATGCAACCCACGGGCTGGGTCGCCCACTACAGCGGCGTGGTCACGCCCCCCACCAGCGGGGAATGGCGCTTTGTCGGCTACTTTGACGATGCCCTGGCGGTGTACATCAACGGACACCCTGTGTTGGACGGCTCTCGTGATGAGATGATCAATGCTGGCGAGCCCCGCCCGGATCCCACGCTCCGCCAGCCCTTTGGCACTCAGACCGTGCTCAACGGCAAGGCTTACGCAGGCAAGTGGGTGGCGTTGAACGGTCCCACCAGGATTGACATCGTTGTGGGTGAACGAGTCGGCAGCCAGATGGGGGGCCTCCTTATGGTGGAGAATCGCCGCACAGCGTACAACGTCCGCAGCGACGGCTCTCCCATCCTGCCCCCCTTCGTGACCCGCCGTCTGAGCACGGAAGACCGGGCTCACATCAAGGCCTTCTCCGAGTCTCGCGACGGCTTCCAGCTCGAGTGGCAGAACCTTCCCGTTTTCAGACTGGACGACAGCACCCCCGCCCCTGCCGCAACGTCGTCCAAATAA